The segment GTATTCGCTCATCCGGAAGCACGCTATTTCAACGTGGACAAAGGCGAATAGTCACAATCGGAACAGACGGGACCGCTCCCGTCTGTTCGAGCCTCGGTTGAACCAGCCAGTGTCGGACTGCTGGTTAAGCAAGAGGCTGAAGAATCAGACTGCAGGCAACGGGGGGTGAGGACAAGTGGAGCTGGTGTTTCTGGGGACGGGTGCAGGCATGCCCTCGAAGGAAAGAAATGTTACCGCCATCGCATTGCAATTGAACGCCGAGCGCGGCAGCTTCTGGCTGTTTGACTGCGGGGAAGGCACGCAGCACCAAATAATGCATTCATCTGTCAAGCTGGGCAAGCTGGAAAAGATCTTCATCACCCATCTGCACGGAGACCATCTGTACGGTTTGCCCGGGCTGCTGACCAGCCGTTCGTATCAAGGGGGAGATACACCGCTGACTTTGATCGGGCCGCCGGGCGTGCGGGCCTTTCTGGAGACAGCCCTGCAAGTCAGCCAGGCTCATCTGGAATATGAGCTGATCATAGAAGAACTGGATGTGGACGAGCAGGGGCAGGTCAAGGGAGACGGCCGGATATTCGAGGACGATCATTTTGTAGTGGAAGCAGCCCTGCTGGAGCATCGCATTGAGAGTTACGGATACCGGATATGCGAGAAGGACAAGCCGGGAAGACTGCTCACGGAAAAGCTGGAGGCAGAAGGGCTGAAGCCGGGCCCGCTGTACGCGC is part of the Xylanibacillus composti genome and harbors:
- the rnz gene encoding ribonuclease Z; the encoded protein is MELVFLGTGAGMPSKERNVTAIALQLNAERGSFWLFDCGEGTQHQIMHSSVKLGKLEKIFITHLHGDHLYGLPGLLTSRSYQGGDTPLTLIGPPGVRAFLETALQVSQAHLEYELIIEELDVDEQGQVKGDGRIFEDDHFVVEAALLEHRIESYGYRICEKDKPGRLLTEKLEAEGLKPGPLYARFKKEASIALENGRILQSADYLSEPIPGRIVAILGDTRLCEGSKRLARNADVLVHEATFAKAEADLAHRYYHATSDQAARLAVECGAGCLIMTHFSSRYKGDEIEQLVEEAREHLTHAYAARDHWTYVIPRKIDPKNV